The Aequorivita sublithincola DSM 14238 genome window below encodes:
- a CDS encoding lipocalin-like domain-containing protein produces the protein MKIKKNLKVIVSAGILALLFSCQNNESKPQKLKALWKLESMKVRDTATNTWSHYKDGMDGYLLYDGNGHVALHLYEKGYENTGLKFPNFNDTISLEALKHITKSYYYMGNYKVSEKDSIVSHYKLSHSNPSEFGLTAERRFYFNGDTLVMQPVERKNANLKLKWLKVG, from the coding sequence TTGAAGATTAAGAAAAATTTGAAAGTAATTGTTTCCGCAGGAATTTTAGCGTTGCTATTTTCCTGCCAGAACAACGAATCAAAACCTCAAAAACTTAAAGCTCTTTGGAAACTGGAGAGTATGAAAGTTCGCGACACCGCCACAAATACGTGGAGCCATTACAAAGACGGGATGGATGGTTATTTGCTTTATGACGGAAATGGCCACGTAGCGCTTCACCTTTATGAGAAAGGATATGAAAACACAGGTTTAAAGTTTCCTAACTTTAATGATACAATTTCTTTGGAAGCTTTAAAGCATATCACGAAATCGTATTATTATATGGGAAATTACAAGGTTTCAGAAAAAGATAGTATCGTTTCCCATTATAAGCTTTCACACTCCAATCCTTCAGAATTTGGATTAACAGCAGAACGAAGATTCTACTTTAACGGCGATACATTGGTAATGCAACCCGTAGAACGAAAAAACGCAAACCTAAAACTGAAATGGTTGAAGGTAGGATAA
- a CDS encoding carboxypeptidase-like regulatory domain-containing protein, producing MKKSITIRIPEPCHEDWAKMTSTEKGKFCSVCTKEVFDFTTKTDEELVKILSKNKTVCGRVITSQLNREVKLERKSGQSFAPFAASMLLPLTLFSNNPKSSTDSISEKPMISLGISRFSNPDNLRMYIITKGIVRDENGDPIKNVKIISNETEAQTWTNKKGEYEIYTLDKEILTFIKENYGTQQVRLRKKAIENVLMESEIGSRTVVVTTDTHAFVTSGMIAVESNTEVEKDSIIATIKGNVTDDTGLALPGANVIIKGTTIGTQTDFDGNYEVKTKPGDILLFSYVGFETREVTVSNISNTIDVSLDNGDFILGEIAVGGISWEYVEESQPHKDKAWREKVKQASENGRMFYKMKWEREKSK from the coding sequence ATGAAAAAATCCATCACCATCCGTATTCCAGAGCCTTGCCACGAAGACTGGGCAAAAATGACTTCTACCGAAAAAGGAAAATTTTGCAGCGTTTGCACCAAAGAAGTTTTCGACTTTACTACAAAAACTGATGAAGAGCTGGTTAAAATTCTTTCAAAAAATAAAACTGTCTGTGGAAGGGTTATAACATCACAACTAAACCGAGAAGTGAAACTAGAACGCAAAAGCGGACAAAGTTTTGCTCCTTTCGCTGCATCCATGCTTCTTCCGTTGACATTGTTTTCAAATAACCCAAAATCTTCAACCGATTCTATTTCAGAAAAACCGATGATTTCTTTAGGAATTAGTCGTTTCAGCAATCCTGATAATTTGAGAATGTATATTATCACTAAAGGAATTGTGAGAGATGAAAATGGAGATCCGATAAAAAACGTAAAAATCATTTCCAACGAAACCGAAGCGCAGACTTGGACCAATAAAAAAGGTGAGTATGAAATTTATACGTTGGATAAAGAAATTCTAACTTTCATCAAAGAAAATTACGGAACACAGCAAGTTCGCCTTCGAAAAAAAGCTATAGAAAATGTTTTAATGGAATCAGAAATTGGCAGTCGTACGGTTGTAGTTACAACGGATACGCATGCTTTTGTTACTTCTGGCATGATAGCTGTTGAATCGAATACTGAAGTAGAAAAAGATTCGATTATAGCAACCATAAAAGGAAATGTAACTGACGATACTGGTCTAGCACTGCCTGGTGCAAATGTGATTATTAAAGGAACAACAATTGGAACCCAAACCGATTTTGACGGTAATTATGAAGTTAAAACAAAACCGGGAGATATTTTGTTGTTTAGTTATGTAGGTTTTGAAACAAGAGAAGTGACAGTTTCAAATATTTCAAATACCATTGACGTAAGTTTAGACAACGGGGATTTTATTTTAGGTGAAATAGCCGTCGGAGGAATCTCTTGGGAATACGTAGAAGAATCTCAACCTCACAAAGACAAAGCTTGGCGTGAAAAAGTGAAACAAGCCAGTGAAAACGGTCGTATGTTTTATAAAATGAAATGGGAAAGAGAAAAAAGTAAGTAA
- a CDS encoding glutaminyl-peptide cyclotransferase produces the protein MKIYNVLVPTLLLLFMGGCGNNSDEKNNAFSLEIKNPKKTYTTEDVLTVTLNNKKGIEIDSILYFLNNERIEVPGNSISLSGIKLGEKNLKAKIYSEGEEYETSQKLTILSSIKPKLYTYKILETYPHDINAYTQGLEFENDTLYESTGQYKESTLRKTDYKTGEIFKMVKLADQYFGEGLTILNNKIYQLTWKENTGFIYNLETMEQTGTFVYNQSKEGWGLCHDAENNIYKSDGTDRIWNLNSNTLAEKDYIEIFTNTSKINSVNELEWVEGKIYANVYQQGSIAIIDPKNGAVEGVIDLTDLKDKVTQHPKLDVLNGIAYNGEPNILYITGKNWDKLFKIEVVQK, from the coding sequence ATGAAAATCTATAACGTTTTAGTTCCTACACTTTTACTTCTTTTTATGGGAGGCTGCGGAAATAATTCCGATGAAAAAAATAATGCTTTTTCGTTGGAAATTAAAAATCCAAAGAAAACTTACACCACTGAAGATGTACTTACGGTTACATTAAACAATAAAAAAGGTATTGAAATCGATTCTATTCTTTACTTTTTGAACAATGAAAGAATTGAAGTTCCTGGAAATTCAATTTCTCTTTCGGGAATAAAACTTGGTGAAAAAAATCTGAAAGCCAAGATATACAGTGAAGGTGAAGAATATGAGACTTCACAAAAACTCACTATTCTGTCTTCAATAAAGCCGAAACTTTACACCTATAAAATTTTGGAGACATATCCTCACGATATTAATGCCTACACCCAAGGTTTGGAGTTTGAGAACGATACTTTATATGAAAGCACGGGACAATACAAGGAATCTACACTTCGAAAAACAGATTATAAAACTGGTGAAATTTTCAAAATGGTAAAACTTGCAGATCAGTATTTTGGAGAGGGACTTACTATTTTAAACAACAAAATTTATCAACTTACTTGGAAAGAAAACACTGGTTTTATCTATAATTTAGAAACCATGGAACAAACTGGAACTTTTGTTTACAATCAAAGCAAAGAAGGTTGGGGCTTGTGTCACGATGCCGAAAACAACATTTATAAAAGTGATGGTACGGACAGAATTTGGAACCTAAATTCCAATACGCTTGCTGAAAAAGATTATATCGAAATTTTCACCAACACTAGTAAAATAAATAGTGTAAATGAACTGGAATGGGTGGAAGGAAAAATATATGCCAATGTATACCAACAAGGTTCCATCGCCATAATTGATCCAAAAAACGGCGCAGTTGAAGGCGTGATTGACTTAACCGATCTTAAAGATAAAGTTACTCAACATCCAAAATTAGACGTGCTTAACGGAATTGCCTACAACGGCGAACCCAACATTCTTTATATAACTGGAAAAAACTGGGATAAGCTTTTTAAGATTGAAGTTGTTCAGAAGTAA
- a CDS encoding SDR family oxidoreductase, giving the protein MPKTVLITGGSSGIGKAIGDYLNKKGYQVFGTSRNPEKIKDSVFPLLKMDVNENDSIKAVIAEILSKVESIDVVINNAGIGITGPIEETPENEIKKAFQTNFHGPINVIKAVLPQMRKQGFGHILNITSIAGYMGLPYRGIYSASKAALEITIEALRMETLQFGIKMTNIAPGDFATNIAAGRYHAPELENSPYKKDYGNTLKTMNEHVDNGGNPLEMAKIVHKIIETENPRIHYKVGSSLQKFSIVLKRVLPDKVYERMLLKHYGLK; this is encoded by the coding sequence ATGCCAAAAACAGTACTCATTACAGGTGGTTCCTCAGGGATTGGTAAAGCCATTGGCGATTATCTTAATAAAAAGGGATACCAAGTCTTCGGAACTAGCCGGAACCCTGAAAAGATAAAAGATTCCGTTTTTCCACTCCTGAAAATGGACGTTAATGAAAATGACTCCATTAAAGCTGTTATTGCTGAAATTTTAAGCAAAGTTGAAAGTATTGATGTGGTAATAAACAATGCTGGTATTGGCATTACGGGGCCAATTGAAGAAACTCCCGAAAACGAAATTAAAAAAGCCTTTCAAACCAATTTTCACGGTCCTATAAATGTAATAAAAGCTGTTTTGCCACAAATGCGAAAACAGGGTTTTGGGCATATTTTAAATATTACATCCATTGCAGGATATATGGGACTTCCATACCGCGGAATTTACTCGGCTAGTAAAGCTGCTTTGGAGATTACCATTGAAGCCTTGCGCATGGAAACCTTGCAGTTTGGTATAAAAATGACCAATATCGCGCCAGGCGATTTTGCTACAAACATTGCCGCAGGTCGTTATCACGCGCCAGAATTAGAAAACTCTCCCTATAAAAAAGACTACGGAAACACGCTAAAAACAATGAACGAGCACGTAGACAATGGCGGTAATCCATTGGAAATGGCGAAGATAGTTCACAAGATTATTGAAACTGAAAACCCGCGAATTCATTATAAAGTAGGTTCATCATTACAGAAATTTTCGATTGTGTTGAAACGTGTTTTGCCAGATAAGGTTTATGAACGGATGCTTTTGAAGCATTATGGGTTGAAGTAA
- the fsa gene encoding fructose-6-phosphate aldolase, whose product MKFFIDTANLDQIREAQDLGVLDGVTTNPSLMAKEGITGRNNILKHYVDICNIVDGDVSAEVIATDFEGMVKEGEELAELHSQIVVKIPMIKEGVKAMKYFTDHGIRTNCTLVFSAGQALLAAKAGATYVSPFIGRLDDISTDGLELIADIRLIYDNFGFETKILAASIRHTMHIINCAKIGADVMTGPLSSIEGLLKHPLTDSGLKQFLEDYKKGN is encoded by the coding sequence ATGAAATTCTTTATCGATACCGCAAACCTAGACCAAATTCGCGAAGCTCAAGATCTTGGCGTGCTTGATGGCGTTACAACTAATCCATCATTGATGGCAAAGGAAGGCATCACTGGCCGTAACAATATTTTGAAACATTATGTAGACATTTGCAATATTGTTGATGGAGACGTTTCCGCAGAAGTAATTGCAACCGATTTTGAAGGAATGGTAAAAGAAGGTGAGGAACTTGCAGAATTGCATTCGCAAATCGTCGTAAAAATACCAATGATAAAGGAAGGAGTAAAAGCAATGAAATATTTTACAGATCACGGAATTCGGACCAACTGTACGCTTGTTTTTTCCGCAGGTCAGGCATTGTTAGCAGCAAAAGCGGGAGCAACTTATGTTTCGCCATTTATTGGTCGTCTGGACGATATTTCAACCGACGGACTGGAACTTATTGCAGATATTCGATTGATTTATGACAATTTTGGTTTCGAAACCAAAATTCTTGCCGCTTCTATTCGCCACACTATGCACATTATAAATTGTGCAAAAATAGGGGCAGATGTAATGACGGGACCGCTTTCTTCTATTGAAGGTTTACTGAAACATCCATTAACGGATAGTGGTTTAAAGCAGTTTTTGGAAGACTATAAAAAAGGAAATTAA
- a CDS encoding thioredoxin-like domain-containing protein: MKARLFKKLLLLFLFVSLFSCKNKDENLVQTTYIGGQIINPTLDYIIFSKGNEVLDTVKLDENNFFHFRTDKIKPGLYNLKHSESQVFYIEPGDSLLLHQNTVDFDESLAYSGRGGEQNNLLMDFYLQNEIENRDLQKWYGLSSKDFEKKIDSLKASKLKEYDEFNKNNESSEKFKKIALANIEYDYYSKKELFAAANRSNPEKFDKHFFDYRKNINFKRNDLLYYYPYYRFMNRYFDNVVCTKFDKNASIDRYSFKYNFKKIKFIDSVVTFDSLKNSLLQHNAYFYLLNAKDAKEEEQYFEVFSKMNTDKKHLEKIGMLYDATIKLTAGQTIPNVALVNTDNVVKDLQNIIKAPSVIYFWSGTSAKNKNLHSRAAELKSKYPEYDFLAINTDTHFKKWLEIVKKSNYHSDSEFQLENINEAEEKLVLNSMTKVIIVDKQGIILDGKTNMFNSDFEQLLLGFLNR; encoded by the coding sequence ATGAAAGCCCGATTGTTTAAAAAATTACTTCTTCTCTTTTTATTTGTATCACTTTTCTCTTGTAAAAACAAGGATGAAAACCTTGTGCAAACTACCTATATAGGCGGTCAAATAATTAACCCTACTCTTGACTACATTATTTTTTCGAAAGGTAATGAGGTTTTAGACACAGTAAAACTAGATGAAAATAATTTTTTTCATTTTAGAACCGATAAAATAAAACCTGGACTTTACAACTTAAAACATAGTGAAAGTCAAGTTTTTTATATTGAACCTGGTGATAGTTTATTACTTCACCAAAATACAGTTGATTTTGATGAATCCCTTGCTTACTCTGGCAGAGGCGGCGAACAGAACAACTTGTTAATGGATTTTTATTTGCAAAATGAAATAGAGAACCGCGATTTGCAAAAATGGTATGGACTTTCATCAAAGGATTTTGAAAAGAAAATCGATTCTTTAAAAGCTTCAAAATTAAAAGAATATGACGAGTTTAATAAAAATAATGAGTCATCAGAAAAATTCAAAAAAATAGCCTTAGCCAATATTGAATACGACTATTATTCAAAAAAAGAATTATTTGCCGCCGCCAACAGAAGCAATCCTGAAAAATTTGACAAACATTTTTTTGACTATCGAAAAAATATAAATTTCAAAAGGAATGATCTTCTTTACTATTATCCATATTATCGTTTTATGAATAGATATTTTGATAATGTTGTTTGTACAAAATTTGATAAAAATGCTTCCATTGATCGTTATTCTTTCAAATATAATTTCAAGAAAATCAAGTTTATAGACAGTGTTGTAACTTTTGATTCTCTCAAAAATAGTCTTCTACAACATAACGCTTATTTTTATTTACTGAATGCAAAAGATGCGAAGGAGGAGGAGCAGTATTTTGAAGTATTTTCAAAAATGAATACCGATAAAAAGCATCTTGAAAAGATAGGAATGCTTTATGACGCAACTATAAAACTTACCGCAGGCCAAACTATACCAAATGTAGCTCTTGTAAATACGGATAATGTTGTGAAAGATTTGCAGAACATAATCAAAGCGCCTTCAGTAATTTATTTTTGGTCTGGAACATCAGCAAAGAACAAAAACCTACATAGCCGAGCGGCGGAGTTAAAATCAAAGTATCCTGAATATGACTTTTTAGCCATAAATACCGATACTCATTTTAAAAAATGGCTTGAAATTGTGAAGAAATCCAATTACCATTCTGACTCAGAATTTCAGCTTGAAAACATTAACGAAGCTGAAGAGAAACTTGTTTTAAATTCTATGACGAAGGTTATTATAGTTGATAAACAAGGAATTATTCTTGATGGAAAAACGAATATGTTCAACTCAGATTTTGAACAACTACTACTCGGTTTTTTGAATAGATAA
- a CDS encoding ABC-F family ATP-binding cassette domain-containing protein, with protein MLSVSNLSVQFGKRVLFDEVSTQFHTGNIYGIIGANGAGKSTLLKIISGKQDPTSGHVHLEKGKRMSVFEQNHNEYDDFMVLETVVRGNKELFAIKSQIDKLYENYTDDNAEKIGELQVTFEEMNGWNADSDAAAMLSNLGIDESLHFTLMKDLDGKQKVRVLLAQALFGNPDVLIMDEPTNDLDYETINWLENFLANYENCVIVVSHDRHFLDSVCTHISDIDFGKINHYSGNYTFWYESSQLAARQRSQQNKKAEEKRKELQEFIMRFSANVAKSKQATSRKKMLEKLNVEEIQPSSRRYPAIIFEREREAGDQILNIENLSASIDGEVLFKNVAINLAKGDKVVIYSKDSRAATTFYEILNGHIKPDTGSFQWGITTNQSYLPLDNEEFFKNNLSLVDWLRQYAKTEEEREEVFLRGFLGKMLFSGEEALKKSNVLSGGEKVRCMLSRMMMLRANVLMLDEPTNHLDLESITAFNNSLKNFKGTILLTTHDHEFAQTVATRIIELTPNGAIDRYMTFDEYMSDKKIKELRDKMYAVEA; from the coding sequence ATGCTTTCAGTTTCAAATCTTTCGGTTCAGTTTGGTAAACGTGTGTTGTTCGACGAAGTGAGCACACAGTTCCACACAGGCAATATATATGGAATTATTGGTGCCAATGGCGCAGGTAAATCTACACTATTAAAAATTATTTCGGGCAAACAAGATCCTACTTCTGGCCATGTGCATTTGGAAAAAGGAAAACGTATGTCTGTCTTTGAACAAAATCACAATGAATATGATGATTTCATGGTGCTGGAAACTGTGGTGCGTGGTAATAAAGAGTTATTTGCCATAAAAAGTCAGATTGACAAGCTTTACGAAAATTATACAGATGATAACGCCGAAAAAATAGGCGAACTCCAAGTAACTTTTGAAGAAATGAACGGTTGGAACGCAGATAGCGATGCCGCCGCAATGCTTTCAAACCTTGGGATTGATGAAAGTTTGCATTTTACATTGATGAAGGATCTAGACGGAAAACAAAAGGTACGTGTGCTACTTGCACAAGCGCTTTTCGGAAATCCTGATGTGTTGATTATGGATGAGCCTACCAACGATCTGGATTATGAAACCATTAATTGGTTGGAAAACTTTTTGGCAAATTATGAAAACTGTGTGATCGTAGTTTCTCACGACCGTCACTTTTTAGATTCAGTTTGTACACATATTAGTGATATAGATTTCGGAAAAATAAACCATTATAGTGGTAACTACACTTTTTGGTATGAAAGTAGCCAATTAGCAGCTCGTCAGCGTTCACAACAAAACAAAAAAGCAGAAGAAAAGCGTAAGGAACTTCAAGAGTTCATTATGCGATTTAGCGCCAACGTTGCAAAAAGTAAGCAAGCAACTTCACGAAAAAAGATGCTTGAAAAATTGAACGTAGAAGAAATTCAACCATCAAGCCGTCGCTATCCAGCAATCATATTTGAACGTGAACGTGAAGCTGGCGACCAAATTTTGAATATTGAAAACCTTTCAGCTTCTATTGATGGTGAAGTATTATTCAAAAATGTAGCTATCAATTTAGCTAAGGGAGACAAAGTGGTTATCTACTCCAAAGATTCACGTGCGGCTACTACTTTTTATGAAATATTAAATGGTCACATAAAACCAGATACAGGCTCTTTTCAATGGGGAATCACTACAAATCAAAGTTATTTACCACTTGACAACGAAGAGTTTTTCAAAAATAATTTGTCGTTGGTAGATTGGTTGCGTCAATATGCTAAAACGGAGGAAGAACGCGAAGAAGTTTTCTTGCGTGGTTTTCTTGGGAAAATGCTTTTCAGTGGGGAAGAGGCTTTAAAGAAAAGCAATGTGCTTTCAGGAGGTGAAAAAGTGCGCTGTATGCTTAGCCGAATGATGATGCTTCGCGCAAACGTGCTAATGCTTGATGAACCTACAAACCACTTAGATTTGGAGTCCATTACAGCTTTCAACAATTCTTTGAAAAACTTTAAAGGAACTATTTTGCTAACAACCCACGATCACGAGTTTGCACAAACAGTTGCAACCCGAATAATCGAGCTAACTCCAAACGGAGCAATAGATCGTTATATGACTTTTGATGAGTATATGAGTGATAAGAAAATAAAGGAACTTCGTGATAAGATGTATGCTGTTGAGGCTTAG
- a CDS encoding putative signal transducing protein, with protein MSENTEETVRIYTGSDIMAEALVGRLKEAAITPILRDDEQSGVMFGSGSKFDDQVRIFVRKDELAVAQPIVDAYLLEIGEEE; from the coding sequence ATGTCTGAAAATACAGAAGAAACAGTTCGCATATATACCGGATCCGATATTATGGCCGAGGCGCTTGTAGGAAGATTAAAGGAAGCAGCTATTACCCCTATACTTCGAGATGATGAACAAAGCGGGGTTATGTTTGGTTCTGGAAGTAAGTTTGACGATCAAGTTCGTATATTTGTTCGCAAAGATGAACTTGCCGTTGCCCAGCCCATAGTAGACGCTTATTTGCTTGAAATAGGAGAAGAAGAATAA